In Zingiber officinale cultivar Zhangliang chromosome 8B, Zo_v1.1, whole genome shotgun sequence, a single genomic region encodes these proteins:
- the LOC122017824 gene encoding thioredoxin 1-like isoform X1, whose protein sequence is MSAASLAPKASFWCAASPARVPGAAGSAFVDAPKLGSSAPRCLVGYSESSRFSTIAAPRRLRRRSQSSRGGKLVVSASSNTPEAITATAWNVSVLQSDLPVLVEFWASWCGPCRVVARILDEIAPEYEGRIKLYKLNTDYYPTVASVHGVDRIPTVLLFKNGKKIKSITGTLPKSSYVEAIDQLLYH, encoded by the exons ATGTCCGCCGCTTCTCTCGCGCCAAAGGCCTCCTTCTGGTGCGCCGCATCCCCTGCGAGGGTTCCGGGAGCAGCCGGTTCGGCGTTCGTCGACGCCCCTAAGCTCGGCAGTTCTGCTCCGCGATGTCTCGTCGGTTATAGTGAATCCTCGAGGTTTTCGACGATCGCCGCGCCGAGGAGGCTGAGGCGGAGGTCGCAGAGCTCGCGCGGAGGGAAGTTGGTCGTTTCTGCGTCTTCCAATACTC CTGAAGCAATCACTGCAACTGCCTGGAATGTCTCTGTTCTTCAAAGTGATTTGCCTGTTCTTGTTGAGTTTTGGGCTTCTTGGTGTGGACCGTGCAGGGTAGTCGCTCGCATACTGGATGAAATCGCACCGGAGTATGAAGGAAGGATCAAACTCTACAAGCTCAACACAGATTACTATCCGACAGTTGCATCTGTTCACGGAGTAGATCGCATCCCCACTGTCCTCTTGTTTAAGAACGGCAAGAAGATCAAGAGTATCACTGGCACTCTGCCCAAGTCTTCCTACGTTGAAGCAATCGATCAATTGTTGTATCACTGA
- the LOC122017824 gene encoding thioredoxin 1-like isoform X2, whose amino-acid sequence MSAASLAPKASFWCAASPARVPGAAGSAFVDAPKLGSSAPRCLVGYSESSRFSTIAAPRRLRRRSQSSRGGKLVVSASSNTPITATAWNVSVLQSDLPVLVEFWASWCGPCRVVARILDEIAPEYEGRIKLYKLNTDYYPTVASVHGVDRIPTVLLFKNGKKIKSITGTLPKSSYVEAIDQLLYH is encoded by the exons ATGTCCGCCGCTTCTCTCGCGCCAAAGGCCTCCTTCTGGTGCGCCGCATCCCCTGCGAGGGTTCCGGGAGCAGCCGGTTCGGCGTTCGTCGACGCCCCTAAGCTCGGCAGTTCTGCTCCGCGATGTCTCGTCGGTTATAGTGAATCCTCGAGGTTTTCGACGATCGCCGCGCCGAGGAGGCTGAGGCGGAGGTCGCAGAGCTCGCGCGGAGGGAAGTTGGTCGTTTCTGCGTCTTCCAATACTC CAATCACTGCAACTGCCTGGAATGTCTCTGTTCTTCAAAGTGATTTGCCTGTTCTTGTTGAGTTTTGGGCTTCTTGGTGTGGACCGTGCAGGGTAGTCGCTCGCATACTGGATGAAATCGCACCGGAGTATGAAGGAAGGATCAAACTCTACAAGCTCAACACAGATTACTATCCGACAGTTGCATCTGTTCACGGAGTAGATCGCATCCCCACTGTCCTCTTGTTTAAGAACGGCAAGAAGATCAAGAGTATCACTGGCACTCTGCCCAAGTCTTCCTACGTTGAAGCAATCGATCAATTGTTGTATCACTGA
- the LOC122014683 gene encoding bZIP transcription factor 12-like: MSMDDFFLSFHGRPPPVPSLSRGDPPRLPLTKEKNANEEWKEVPSGGGLGYEGAAACGEVTLEDFLARNGAMTAADVVAPLEEQEKAGVSVDPAISDRLRRQEQHALLDTAVLGFRNGVVGGGRRRARKRSALDNLADKADIRRQKRMIKNRESAARSRERKQAYTVELESLVSRLEEENAILLSEQEEQYEMRIHQLMENIIPITEKRKPPHILRKIHSMLW; the protein is encoded by the exons ATGAGCATGGACGACTTTTTCCTCAGCTTCCATGGCAGGCCTCCGCCGGTCCCCTCGTTATCCAGAGGAGATCCCCCGCGCTTGCCTTTAACAAAGGAGAAAAATGCGAACGAAGAGTGGAAGGAGGTCCCCAGCGGGGGTGGATTGGGGTACGAGGGCGCTGCTGCGTGCGGAGAAGTCACTCTGGAGGACTTCCTGGCGAGGAACGGAGCGATGACGGCGGCGGACGTTGTCGCACCATTGGAGGAGCAGGAGAAAGCTGGGGTTTCGGTCGATCCGGCGATCAGCGACCGGCTTCGTCGGCAGGAGCAACATGCTCTGTTAGACACCGCGGTGCTAGGGTTTAGGAATGGGGTGGTAGGTGGTGGAAGAAGGCGAGCGAGGAAGAGGTCTGCACTGGATAATCTTGCGGACAAGGCTGATATCCGGAGGCAGAAGAGGATGATCAAAAACAGGGAGTCGGCTGCCAGATCGAGGGAGAGGAAACAG GCTTATACCGTGGAGCTCGAGTCTCTGGTGTCACGGTTGGAAGAGGAAAACGCTATCCTTTTAAGCGAACAA GAAGAGCAATACGAGATGAGGATTCACCAG CTTATGGAGAATATTATCCCTATTACTGAGAAGAGAAAGCCACCACACATACTCCGGAAAATTCACTCAATGTTGTGGTAG
- the LOC122014684 gene encoding COP9 signalosome complex subunit 8-like — MDLSPIQNALSSGSYATIADTCDELMLQLASRGVRHQDDWPYAVHLLGYIFVNDLNSARFLWKSMPMENKESSPEVVAVWKIGKNLWNRDYSRVYEAIREFEWSAELAGMVAAFSEKYTEKMFQMLNSAYSTISVEEVAKFLGMSEDKATNYSLQHGWKLDTSCKMLTVLKPITVTSQRLLGSSKLQRLTEYVFHLEH, encoded by the exons ATGGATCTCTCCCCAATCCAAAACGCTCTTTCTTCTGGATCATACGCCACCATCGCTGACACCTGCGACGAGCTCATGCTTCAG CTTGCTTCTCGGGGAGTCCGCCATCAGGACGACTGGCCCTACGCCGTACATCTTCTTGGATATATCTTTGTCAATGATCT TAATAGCGCGAGGTTTTTGTGGAAGTCCATGCCCATGGAGAATAAGGAGAGCTCGCCGGAGGTTGTTGCTGTATGGAAGATTGGAAAAAACCTCTGGAATCGGGATTATTCTAGAGTTTATGAAGCTATTCGTGAGTTCGAATGGAGCGCTGAACTTGCTGGCATGGTCGCTGCTTTCTCAG AGAAGTATACCGAGAAGATGTTTCAGATGTTAAACTCTGCATATTCTACCATCAGTGTTGAAGAAGTGGCTAAATTTCTGGGAATGAGCGAGGACAAAGCGACAAATT ATTCTTTGCAGCATGGCTGGAAATTGGATACATCTTGTAAGATGCTGACTGTGCTGAAGCCCATCACTGTCACCTCGCAGAGGTTGCTTGGTTCAAGCAAATTACAAAGGTTGACAGAATACGTTTTCCATCTGGAGCACTAA
- the LOC122014682 gene encoding protein ROH1-like: protein MYAKDLSASSSFGRSILSFRRDQAMDTGAGGEQQDALMLGFQSCVEYVLVDLSAAAAADGDGLLSIAWIRRLLHAFLLCHEEFRALLLDRGADIARPPVDRLLAEYYDRAIKALDICNAVRDGIEQIRRWRAHLEIAVAALRPAGSGGGISEGQVRRARKALTDLAVLMLEDRDAGSTAISHRNRSFGRSSGSGSSYASSPKTTGRQVSKFRSLSWSVSRSWSAARQLQAIGSNLAAPRGHEVVATAGLAVPVYTASAVLLFTMWCVVAAIPCQDRGLQVHFTVPRTFPWASAVTSLHERIVEESKKRDRKSSAGLLKEIRQIERCTQQLTELMQAIKFPMAEGEEKELSHRADELAQICDALTEGLEPLERQVREIFLRIVRSRTESLNSPARAAN, encoded by the coding sequence ATGTACGCCAAGGACTTGTCGGCTTCCTCCTCCTTCGGCCGCTCCATCCTCAGCTTCCGCCGGGACCAGGCCATGGACACTGGCGCCGGAGGCGAGCAGCAGGACGCGCTGATGCTGGGCTTCCAATCTTGCGTCGAGTACGTGTTAGTGGATCTCTCCGCGGCCGCAGCAGCCGACGGCGACGGGCTACTCTCGATCGCCTGGATCCGCCGGCTCCTCCACGCCTTCCTGCTGTGCCACGAGGAGTTCCGGGCTCTCCTCCTCGACCGCGGCGCCGACATCGCTCGGCCTCCCGTGGATCGCCTCCTCGCGGAGTACTACGATCGCGCCATCAAGGCACTCGACATCTGCAACGCCGTGCGCGACGGCATCGAGCAGATCCGCCGATGGCGGGCGCACCTCGAGATCGCGGTGGCGGCCCTGCGGCCAGCCGGCAGCGGCGGGGGGATCAGCGAGGGGCAGGTGCGACGCGCCCGCAAAGCGCTCACGGACCTCGCCGTCCTGATGCTGGAAGACAGGGACGCCGGCTCCACCGCCATCTCCCACCGCAACCGCTCCTTCGGCCGCAGCAGCGGCTCCGGCTCCTCCTATGCCTCCTCCCCCAAAACCACCGGGCGCCAAGTCTCCAAATTCCGCTCCCTCTCCTGGAGCGTGTCCCGCTCCTGGTCCGCCGCGCGGCAGCTTCAAGCCATCGGGAGCAACCTGGCGGCCCCGCGAGGTCACGAGGTGGTCGCCACGGCGGGGCTGGCCGTGCCCGTGTACACAGCGAGCGCGGTGCTCCTCTTCACAATGTGGTGCGTCGTGGCGGCGATCCCCTGCCAGGACCGCGGCCTCCAGGTCCACTTCACTGTCCCCAGGACCTTTCCATGGGCGTCGGCCGTCACGTCCCTGCACGAGCGGATCGTGGAGGAGTCGAAGAAGAGAGACAGGAAGAGCTCGGCGGGGCTGCTGAAGGAGATCCGACAGATCGAGAGGTGCACGCAGCAGCTGACGGAGCTGATGCAGGCCATCAAGTTCCCCATGGCAGAAGGCGAGGAGAAGGAGCTGAGCCATAGGGCCGATGAGTTGGCGCAGATCTGCGACGCATTGACGGAGGGGCTCGAGCCTTTGGAGCGACAGGTGCGAGAGATCTTCCTCCGGATCGTGCGCAGCCGCACCGAGAGCCTCAATTCCCCTGCTCGTGCTGCAAATTAA